GGTGAACTTCACGTTTTGTTGTAAGTGCTTTCAATTCGTATGTTCTATGTAAGACCCGCTTCGAACTATGCTTGCATGCTCCACAATAAAATGGGTAAAGGAGAAGTAATCATATGAAAAAACGTTTGTCTTCTATTTTGAGTCTTTCAATAACCGCTGCATTACTTGTGCCAACGATGGCTTTTGCCACTGAGTCGAATGAAGGGGTCACCGCAACCTCTCTCCAGGAAATTGGAAATCATGGATCTGTGAATGCCTCAAGCTTTGAAAGTCAAAATGCGCTGACTCCAAGTGCGGTTGTGCCTGCACCACCTGGCTATGATTCATATCGGAACAATATTCCGCATGGAAATACCAATCTGATCTCCTATTATTCCACAACGGTTGGCAATGCACGCAAAGCAATGGTGTATACACCGCCAGGATATTCTCCGAATAAAAAGTATAACGTCCTGTATCTCCTGCATGGCATTGGCGGGGATGAGTATGAGTGGGTTAACGCTATGAAACCGAAGAACATTCTGGACAACCTGTATTCCGAAGGTAAGCTGTCAGACATGATCGTAGTTTTCCCAAATGGCCGCGCTATGAAGGATGATCGTCCGATCGGTGACATTTATGCGCCGGATAAGGTGGCTGCATTTGAGCGATTTGAACAAGACTTGCTCAAGGATCTGATCCCTCATATTGAAGCGAATTATCCGGTATATAAAGACCGCAATAGTCGTGCGCTGGCGGGTCTGTCCATGGGTGGTGGACAATCTCTCAACTTCGGGTTGAAGAATCTGGATACCTTCGCCTGGGTCGGCGCTTTCTCCGCAGCACCGAATACAAAGTCGGTGTCGGAATTGGTCACGAATCCGGGACAAGTCGCAAGTAAACTTAAATTGCTGTGGTTATCTTGTGGATCGAGTGACGGTCTGTTATGGGTCAGCCAGAATTTTAAAAACGGCTTGAGCAGCATGAACATTCCGCATACCTGGTATCAGGATGTAGGAGGGCATGAGCCGTCTGTCTGGAACAGCGGACTGTACCAGTTCTCTCAACGTATTTTCAAGTAATCAGTAAGCCTTCATAAAAGGTAGTAATGAGCAGCAGCCTCAGTTCTGTATGGTACAGAGCTGAGGTTTTTGGTATGTGCGTTAAGCCGTCGGCTTGTTTCTCCCAGTCTTGAATGGCGGGTTCTAATGTTGCTGAGCGCATGTTGAATAGAGCCTTCTTTTTTCGAATATACGTACAACTTCTAGGCTTCTGCCTACGACTCAGTAGATCGTCCCTGTTCATCTATGTGTTGAGAGGTAAGGGTACATATCTTTCAGACATACGTAGAAGATAAAAGGTGGAAATTTCCTTTGTTTTCTGTTTAAATGGAAGGCAACATTTTGAGATTTTTAAGAGTCTGGTAATTTCACAGAGGGTGCGGGTTTGGTGTTCCTTACGTTTGAAAAGGAAGGCTAGGTGTCCAAATAAGATGTACTGGGTTCTTTAGATATTACTGCCTCGCATCAAGGGGTGGAGCTACGAGGGAGTCGATGACATGTACTACTATAAGGGTGCGTTCAGAGAAACGGACAATTTTATTTATTTCAAAAGCGATGTTCAATTAGCCGAGAATGATGTCGTGATATTTGGCGAGAAGAAGTATTTTATCGAAAGTGTTGAGAAAGAATTCCTCATCCTGCAGAAGGTGGGGTCTATCGTTTCAGTAAGTGTATGAAATCCTGCGGAAACATTTCCTTTTTGAAGTGTACGTGCACTTATGGGCCCCTGCCCACATACAATAAATCGACCCTGTTCCCACATGTGCTCAGGCCAGATCGTTGTAAAACTGCAGGAGGTGTCATCTGTGCCCGGATTGTTTACCGCAATTGCCCTGTTCATTAAAGAGTTAACGTTACTTGTCTCGTATGTCAAAAACAACGCCTTCCCTCAGCCCCTCGCTGAGGATGACGAAGCCAAACATTTACGCCTCATGGCCGAAGGCAATGCTCATTCGCGTAATTTGCTTATCGAACACAATCTGCGCCTCGTCGCGCATATCGTCAAGAAATTTGACAATACTGGCGAAGATCAGGAAGACCTGATTTCGATTGGAACGATTGGTTTAATTAAGGCGATCGAAAGTTTTCAACAAGGCAAAGGGACCAAACTCGCTACGTTTGCTGCCCGTTGTATCGAAAACGAAATACTTATGCATCTTCGCTCCCTGAAGAAAACACGTAAAGACGTATCCTTACACGATCCAATCGGAACGGACAAAGAGGGCAATGAAATTACATTAATCGATATTCTCGGAACAGAAGCCGACGATGTTGTAGATAAGGTGCAGCTCAAGATTGAAAAAAGCAAGATCTACCGCAACCTCGACATCTTGGATGATCGGGAGAAGGAAGTTGTTATTGGCCGATTCGGCTTGGAGGCAGGCGGGGAAGAGCGCACCCAGCGCGAGATAGCCAAGGAACTTGGCATCTCACGCTCCTATGTTTCACGGATTGAAAAGAGGGCGCTGATGAAACTGTATCACGAGTTTTATAAGGCGAAGCAGTGAGATTCAAGCTACAAGGTAGTACGGATAACAATAGACTGTATAGAAAGCGACTTGTCTGCGGATGAGTTGCTTTTTTTGTTTTAGTCGCTGAGCATATCAACGAGTACTGCTTTCCACTGGAGATGAGATGTAACTCAAGATTGGAAAAAAAGCAAAAATTGATCGCAATCTAGACATCTTAGAAGATCGGGAGAAGGAAGTTGTTATTGACCGATTCGGCCTGGAATCAGGCGGGGAAGAGAGCCACCCAACGTGAGAGTGCCAAGGGAACTTGGATCTCACGCTCCCATATATCACGCATTGAGTAGCGGCGTTTTTTTGCTCGCTTTAATTTTATTTTCCCCGATTTAACCATTTCAGGATGATCTCCACAGCTTCCATATACCGCTGGCCGACGAGCAATCCGGTATGGGTTGTATCCCATAGCCCTGCATATTCAGCGTCAAGCTGTTCTGCAGTCAATTGACCTCTTCGCTCCTCATCATCGGATTCTACGGCTTTGATGACCAGACTCGGACATGTAATGAAATCGCCGTTGATGGATACACCTCCGCTTGACCCAAATGCCGCCGAG
Above is a window of Paenibacillus sp. E222 DNA encoding:
- the sigK gene encoding RNA polymerase sporulation sigma factor SigK, translated to MPGLFTAIALFIKELTLLVSYVKNNAFPQPLAEDDEAKHLRLMAEGNAHSRNLLIEHNLRLVAHIVKKFDNTGEDQEDLISIGTIGLIKAIESFQQGKGTKLATFAARCIENEILMHLRSLKKTRKDVSLHDPIGTDKEGNEITLIDILGTEADDVVDKVQLKIEKSKIYRNLDILDDREKEVVIGRFGLEAGGEERTQREIAKELGISRSYVSRIEKRALMKLYHEFYKAKQ
- a CDS encoding esterase family protein, producing MKKRLSSILSLSITAALLVPTMAFATESNEGVTATSLQEIGNHGSVNASSFESQNALTPSAVVPAPPGYDSYRNNIPHGNTNLISYYSTTVGNARKAMVYTPPGYSPNKKYNVLYLLHGIGGDEYEWVNAMKPKNILDNLYSEGKLSDMIVVFPNGRAMKDDRPIGDIYAPDKVAAFERFEQDLLKDLIPHIEANYPVYKDRNSRALAGLSMGGGQSLNFGLKNLDTFAWVGAFSAAPNTKSVSELVTNPGQVASKLKLLWLSCGSSDGLLWVSQNFKNGLSSMNIPHTWYQDVGGHEPSVWNSGLYQFSQRIFK